GCGCGGATTCAAATCCGCCGTCGAGAAACACCGCCCCGATGAGGGCCTCGAAAGCGTCTGCCAGGGTGGAGCCGCGCTCGCGGCCGCCGCTTTTCTCCTCGCCGCGGCTCAACACCAGATGTTTGCCCACGGCCAGTCGCCGGCTGATTTCCGCCAGGGAGCGCCGATTGACCAACTGGGCGCGGGCCTTGGTCAGCCCGCCCTCGCCCATGTCGGGGAAGCGGGCAAAAAGCTCGGAAGTCAACACGAGCTCCAGCACGCTGTCCCCCAGAAATTCCAGGCGCTGGTTGTGCTCGAGGGGGCGCTGGTTTTCATGGGCAACTGACGGATGCGTCAGAGCGGTCTGCAACAAGTAGGGATTGCGGAAATGATATCCCAGGCGCTGCTCCAGTTCTGTCAGGGGCGAAGACATGCGGCCATCAAGGGGACGGCGGAGCGGGTGACGCCGGGGCGGCCTTCATTGTGCTCGGAGTGGGGGAATCAGGGACGGACGCCGCCGGACCGCTCGCCTGCTCGGCGCTGTGGCCGGGGGAGGGGGACGTATTTTCAGCCGTCGGGGCGGAGGGCAGACCGTGCTCCAGTAGATGGAAAACCTCACGCTGCACCTGTTCCAACTGGGTTAATTGCAGACAGGGGTCCAAAATGGTGAACGTATCCCCCGACTGGGTGTGTTCGTAAATGAACCAGCGCTGGCCGTCGCGCTGGTAGGTTTCCTTCACCTTTAAGAGGCGCTTGCGCTCCAACATGGCGGAGAGGATGTACGCCGCTGCGGTATATTGCGGCTGATTCAGTGCCGCCAGTTTGCGCAGGAGAGTCTCGGCGGTTTCCTTTTGGATTGGCTCCGGGGGGGCGGCGGGCGGGGCTTCATAAACACCCAGCCAATGGGAGACAAAACCTTTGCGGTCCTTGGCGCCCTGACTGTACTGGGTTTCCCAGCAATTGGCACAAACATCCAGGCGCACGAATTCCCGTTTTTCGTCAAACAGGAGCGTGTGATAGCTTTCTTGATCCGCAAAGGGCCGTGCGCAGGACTGACAGACCCGCGAGCGCGATTGTATGTTCCACTCGTTCATCCCACAGTACTTGCGGGGCAAATTATCCGCAGGAGAAGGATAAAGCGCAACAAAGAGTTTTAATGGCGATGAGGGTCAGGACGGGGCTGGGAGCGGCTCATCTGCCGCCACCACCGCCACCAGCGCCAGGCGTCACGCACCGGGTGAAACTTGCTGGTTTCGTTGCCGTAAATGGTGCGGACGGGCACGGAGAGGATGCGAAAACCGGCTGCCCCAAACTTGAGCAGCATTTCCGCCTCGATTTCATAACCCGTGGCCTGCAAACCGGCCGCCTGCCAGGCCGCCACCCGGACCAGGCGAAAGCCGCACTGGGCATCGGGAATGTCCGTGCCCACATGCCGCGAGACCTGCCGGCTGACCCATCGGTTGGCCCAGCGGCGAAGCCACGGCATGGCAGCGCAATCGCTCATGCGGTTGCCCACAATGAGATCGGCCTTACCGGCAGCCTGCAGAAAGGTGGGGATGTCCGCCGGATCATGCTGGCCGTCGCCATCCATGAGCAAAGCCCAGGCAAATCCTTGGGCGTCGGCCCAGGTCACTCCATCGCGCAAGGCGGCGCCTTTGCCTTGCCGGTGTTCGTGGCGCAATATATTGGCGCCGGCGGAACGGGCTGCGGCCGCGGTGTTGTCGGTGGAGCCGTCATCCACCACCAGCACGGCGGGGAGGCGGGAGAGAATGCCTTGAACGACACTGGCAATGGTGCGTTCCTCGTTCAAACACGGCACCACCGCCACGGCACCTGCACCGGGGTTTGCCATGGGGGCAGGGTGGGTGGGCTAATCCACCTTTTCGGGTTTGATGTCCAGGTGGACGACCTTGCCATCCTCGGCGGCTACAAAAATCTGACCGATGTCGGCCTCCTTGTTGGGCTGACGAATCTTCTGCGCCCACAACCGAATTTTCCAGACGGGCGCGCCTTCATACTCCTCCAACTTCATTTGGGAGGCGGTGATTTTGAGGTTTTCGAGGATTTTTTCCTTCAGCGCGATTTTCAGCGCCTTGTCGGAATCAGTCTTCAACTGCTTGGGATTGAGCTGATTATCCTTGTCAGCCGCCGCTTCAATGAGGCGGAAGGGGCGTTTCACCGAGGCTACTTTGTCCCCCACAAACTTGACCTCCACCGATTTCATGGTGGCAAACTGGTCATAATACACCACATACCAGACATTGGGGGTGACGCTGCCCACGGATTTTTCGGAGCGGATCTGGACGATTTTATCCTTGGCGTGTTCGCCGATGTGTTTGTTGCCCTCTTTGGCCAGCTCGAAGGCGGTTTTGTCCGCCGCGGCGAGAGGGCCTGCCCCCAGACCGGCAAGAAGCAGCATCATCACCATGACCCCACCTAACAAGGATGTCTTCATGCTTCAACTATACCCAGTAAAGGAGACGTTGGCAAAAGGGATTCTCTCCTCAGATGGGGTTAGAGGTGGTTTGAGCGGGCGGCGGGAAGGCTTTGGGAGTCCCCCCCAGCATTCTTACTTCCATCGGGGAAGCAGGAAGAGGGATGACGGGAGGCAGGAGATGCGGCAGCGGCCCATCCATTGCCCAACCGCCTTCCTCCAAGACCCTTATGGAGAAGGGAAAATGCAAAATGCAGAGGGGGAAATGCAAAGTGCAAAGTGCAAAATGCAAAGTGCAAAACCGGCGGGGACGAAGGCGAGGGTGCAAAACGGTGGGCATCAGTTCTATT
The nucleotide sequence above comes from Verrucomicrobiia bacterium. Encoded proteins:
- a CDS encoding glycosyltransferase family 2 protein; the protein is MANPGAGAVAVVPCLNEERTIASVVQGILSRLPAVLVVDDGSTDNTAAAARSAGANILRHEHRQGKGAALRDGVTWADAQGFAWALLMDGDGQHDPADIPTFLQAAGKADLIVGNRMSDCAAMPWLRRWANRWVSRQVSRHVGTDIPDAQCGFRLVRVAAWQAAGLQATGYEIEAEMLLKFGAAGFRILSVPVRTIYGNETSKFHPVRDAWRWWRWWRQMSRSQPRPDPHRH
- the rnc gene encoding ribonuclease III, with the protein product MSSPLTELEQRLGYHFRNPYLLQTALTHPSVAHENQRPLEHNQRLEFLGDSVLELVLTSELFARFPDMGEGGLTKARAQLVNRRSLAEISRRLAVGKHLVLSRGEEKSGGRERGSTLADAFEALIGAVFLDGGFESARRVVLHHFAARLAQQSTAPLIENPKGELQELLQVHSNEPPRYELRSVTGPDHDRVFECAVFHAGQELGRGTGKSKKAAESSAARAALEKLQKPHTG